Genomic window (Papaver somniferum cultivar HN1 unplaced genomic scaffold, ASM357369v1 unplaced-scaffold_0, whole genome shotgun sequence):
AAGATTTAATCGAACACATATGGTCAAATTTTGGAGATAATTATTAAGTTGGGATGGAAATATGTTGTATCGTATTTCTTCATCGGAAAATATGTTGTAACGTTGCTTACTAATGTACTATTTatcatataaaaattaaaattcactaaaattgactaaaactcactaatttttttattaatgataaatattAAGGTTCAACTAATTCGGTCATgctttaagattggtttcttttgcGTTGTAGTATTTCCAtctttcgaagttcgaagtactctCTTGTTACAGTGTCCAATGTAGAGACATCCTTCAACATTATGGCCAAGTCATCGTCCGCTTCTTTCTTTAAATCGAGTTTTTCTTGCCTAGCTTGTTTCGCCGCAAACTTTGCCGCAGACTTAGCTTGTATCGCCGCAAACTTTGCCGCAGACTTAGCTTGTATTGCTTCAAACTCAGCTTGTCTCTGTCCCATCTTCATTAGTGATTGTGCTTTGTAATGTTCATTGAAACTTTGCTGCTCCTTAATTATATCCCCTAGCATTTCCTCCTGGGCATTGGATTttgctctccctgttttctttagTTGTTTCGATGCTTTCTTCCCCAACTGACGCTTACGTGTGTTCTCTATATCTCCAATATCTAGATCATCACTGGACTCGCCTGGAATTGTTTCCTCAATATCAGCGTTTTCCTCACCACTCTGAGAATCTTCCATTTCTTGGCCTGAATCAAACACAAACGTCGACCGTCCTGAATATTTGATACTATCTTTTAGAATttcgtagcactcttcgtgcttaaattttttgttaCCATTACTTTCTTTGAATCGCTTTCTTATCTCTTCAACCTGTTATTATTTTCAATACTCATCAGTTCCAATTACATGTATATAATTATTAAGGGTGCAAAAATTGACGATTACTTACCCTCGAGACTTCATTCCATCCGCTATGATATTCACCATCAACTTCCAACACTTTTGCAGAATAAAGTGAAACCTGTTTACTGATTCCCTGAAATCGACTCTGGATAGAAGTCCAAGTACGTTTTGGTTTACAAGGCAGGGCTTCTTCCAACTTATCTTTGATCCGACTCCATAATACTCTTTCTGGTTGATCGGTTCCGGTAGCAGAATCTTGAGATATGGCTAAATGGATTCTACATATCATTGTATCTTCTTCTGTTGTAAAATTGGGACCTCGTGGTGCCATATttctatatttcttgaaatagaaATTATAAATGATAAGATTATGCAGAAATAAGTTTGTCAAATgctatatatagatatacgaaagAGCCGTTGCAATCTATCAAACGGTCGGAAAAtcagaaaaccaaaatcagaattcCAAAATATAACCGTTGGCGCACGTAATACATGCGCCTGGTAACGGACGCTCGTAATACATGCGCTCCGAACAAACGCTCATAATACGAGCGTCCGTCCCAGACGCTCGTAAAACATGCGCCCACTCCAGAAGGTCCTAATATATGCGCCCATCCCAGACGCTTCTAAAACATGCGCCCACTCCATACGGTCGTAATATATGCGCCTCACTCATACGCCCATAAAACATGCGTCTCACTCATACGCCCATAAAACATGCGTCTCACACAGACGTTAATAATACGTCCGTCTCCCGCATACGGTCATAATACATGCGCCCGGAGCAGGCGCTTTTAGTAACTGCGTCCAAACCAGGCGTTTTTAATAACTGCGTCTGCTATGGGGCGTAGGTTTTATCTACGTATGGCCCGGCGGTGTTTATAATAACGCCTAACTCAAACGCTCTATATACATCCGCCCCATTATCATACGTTATTTATAAGTACGCCCGATGTGGAGCGTccactatacttccgtctgaaatcatacgcccactatacttcc
Coding sequences:
- the LOC113325849 gene encoding uncharacterized protein LOC113325849 — protein: MAPRGPNFTTEEDTMICRIHLAISQDSATGTDQPERVLWSRIKDKLEEALPCKPKRTWTSIQSRFQGISKQVSLYSAKVLEVDGEYHSGWNEVSRVEEIRKRFKESNGNKKFKHEECYEILKDSIKYSGRSTFVFDSGQEMEDSQSGEENADIEETIPGESSDDLDIGDIENTRKRQLGKKASKQLKKTGRAKSNAQEEMLGDIIKEQQSFNEHYKAQSLMKMGQRQAEFEAIQAKSAAKFAAIQAKSAAKFAAKQARQEKLDLKKEADDDLAIMLKDVSTLDTVTREYFELRKMEILQRKRNQS